A window from Sinanaerobacter sp. ZZT-01 encodes these proteins:
- the pflB gene encoding formate C-acetyltransferase: MFTQWDGFANGEWQNEINVRDFIQKNYTPYEGDEKFLCSVTERTERLMHKLNNLFALEREFGGVLDIDTQTVTSLLNYKPGYLDKEKELIVGLQTDRPLKRGVNPFGGLKMTRDACKSYGYELSKKVEDEFQYRTTHNDGVFRVYNETTKKARHCGLITGLPDAYGRGRIIGDYRRVALYGIDRLIEEKKKDKESIGEELMDVDHIRQLEELFQQINFLGKLKEMAAMYGFDISKPAQDAKEAVQWLYFGYLGAIKEQNGAAMSLGRTTTFLDIYFERDLKNGIITESEIQEIMDDFVMKLRMARHLRTPEYNELFGGDPMWITEAIGGMGEDGRTLVTKNSYRILHTLYNLGTSAEPNLTVLWSNQLPENFKRYCAKVSCDTDAIQYENDDLMRPKFGDDYAIACCVSAMRVGKEMQFFGARANLAKMLLLSLNGGRDEKQNIQVAPESKGYTEEYLDYDKVVELLNFYRSWMAKMYANTMNVIHYMHDKYAYEKTQMALHDTSVHRYMSFGVAGMSVLADSLSAIKYAKVKCIRDQESGLITDFEIQGDYPAFGNDDDRVDTIACEQMELFFKELKKTPLYKNAEHTLSVLTITSNVVYGKKTGSTPDGRKAGEAFAPGANPMHGREKNGALAALNSVAKISYEYCKDGISNTFSIVPEALGKSEEERISNLVALLEGYFGQMAHHINVNVLNRETLLDAYENPEKYPNLTIRVSGYAVNFYKLTKEQQREVISRTFHESV; encoded by the coding sequence ATGTTTACACAGTGGGACGGATTTGCAAACGGAGAATGGCAGAATGAAATTAACGTTAGAGATTTTATTCAGAAAAATTATACACCATACGAAGGAGATGAAAAGTTTCTCTGTTCGGTGACCGAAAGAACGGAGCGCTTGATGCATAAATTGAATAATCTTTTCGCATTGGAGAGAGAATTTGGAGGTGTCTTGGATATTGATACGCAGACAGTGACCTCTCTTTTAAATTATAAGCCTGGATATTTAGATAAAGAGAAGGAATTAATTGTTGGATTACAGACAGATCGCCCTTTAAAGCGAGGTGTAAACCCGTTTGGCGGCTTGAAGATGACAAGAGATGCCTGCAAGTCATATGGATATGAATTATCCAAAAAAGTAGAAGACGAATTTCAATATCGTACCACGCATAATGACGGTGTTTTTCGTGTTTATAATGAGACAACCAAAAAAGCCAGACACTGCGGACTTATTACAGGTTTGCCGGATGCTTACGGAAGAGGACGAATCATTGGAGACTACCGCAGAGTGGCACTGTATGGGATTGACCGTTTGATTGAAGAAAAGAAAAAAGATAAGGAAAGCATTGGAGAAGAACTGATGGATGTGGATCACATTCGTCAGCTGGAAGAATTATTTCAGCAGATTAATTTTCTCGGTAAGCTGAAAGAAATGGCAGCTATGTACGGATTCGACATTTCAAAACCTGCACAAGATGCAAAAGAAGCGGTACAGTGGCTTTATTTTGGGTATTTGGGCGCAATCAAAGAGCAAAACGGAGCAGCGATGAGCCTTGGACGAACGACTACTTTCTTGGATATTTACTTTGAACGTGATTTAAAGAACGGCATTATTACGGAATCCGAGATTCAGGAAATTATGGATGACTTTGTAATGAAGCTTCGAATGGCTCGCCATTTACGGACTCCGGAGTATAATGAGTTATTTGGAGGGGATCCGATGTGGATTACCGAAGCTATTGGCGGAATGGGTGAAGATGGAAGAACCTTAGTGACGAAGAACTCTTACCGTATCCTTCACACACTGTATAATTTAGGAACATCTGCTGAACCGAATCTAACAGTTCTTTGGTCAAATCAGCTTCCGGAAAATTTTAAGCGTTATTGTGCAAAAGTATCTTGTGATACCGATGCGATTCAGTACGAGAATGATGATTTAATGCGTCCGAAGTTTGGAGACGACTATGCAATTGCCTGCTGTGTTTCCGCGATGCGTGTTGGAAAAGAGATGCAGTTCTTCGGGGCACGGGCGAACCTGGCGAAGATGCTGCTTTTATCTTTAAACGGCGGAAGAGACGAAAAGCAGAACATTCAGGTAGCACCGGAGAGTAAAGGATACACAGAGGAATACCTTGATTATGATAAAGTCGTGGAGCTTCTTAATTTTTATCGTTCATGGATGGCGAAAATGTATGCCAACACCATGAATGTCATCCATTATATGCATGATAAATACGCTTATGAAAAGACACAGATGGCACTGCACGATACTTCAGTACATCGTTATATGTCCTTTGGAGTAGCAGGAATGAGCGTTTTGGCAGACTCTTTATCTGCAATTAAATATGCAAAAGTAAAATGCATCCGAGATCAGGAAAGCGGTCTGATTACGGATTTTGAGATTCAAGGTGACTATCCTGCATTTGGAAACGATGATGACCGTGTAGATACAATTGCTTGTGAACAGATGGAGCTTTTCTTCAAGGAGCTAAAGAAAACACCGCTTTATAAGAATGCAGAGCATACCCTATCCGTTCTAACGATTACCTCAAACGTCGTATATGGAAAGAAAACCGGTTCAACACCGGATGGAAGAAAAGCAGGGGAAGCATTTGCGCCCGGAGCAAACCCAATGCACGGAAGAGAGAAAAACGGTGCGTTAGCGGCACTCAATTCCGTTGCAAAGATTTCCTACGAGTATTGTAAGGATGGCATTTCCAATACTTTTTCCATTGTACCGGAGGCACTTGGAAAATCCGAAGAAGAAAGAATATCTAACTTGGTGGCATTGCTGGAAGGCTATTTTGGGCAGATGGCGCACCACATCAATGTAAATGTATTGAATCGCGAAACTCTGTTGGATGCCTATGAAAATCCGGAAAAATATCCAAATTTGACGATACGTGTTTCCGGCTATGCGGTAAACTTTTATAAGCTGACGAAGGAACAGCAGCGGGAAGTGATTTCCCGAACCTTCCACGAGAGTGTGTGA